A single genomic interval of Drosophila virilis strain 15010-1051.87 chromosome 2, Dvir_AGI_RSII-ME, whole genome shotgun sequence harbors:
- the Efa6 gene encoding PH and SEC7 domain-containing protein isoform X5: MTEELKVVLRRSRSEQHSGFGFSLLGTTGPPHVIYDIVENSPAADCGAVEAGDVILKVNGIDVHRHTTKEVLKCLRLSENLVTLELKRDPKLKARIKEQLANTQSPHYVDIESPVNIYDYSSSPNAASPKHQRQHQKGGTTPTNAGSPALRYKSPTHLPSLRQNSPTTTAITSIAAASTTTSIYTHSRNSSASSTKIQMVESTTITTSISNSNIATSPTAAVSGATSPTFRPSRIPQALKAAAQKPVPQVQSPQHKRPRPSQIPTKAANGNGLQPLQHSNSYSGSPAVSRQRHTEREPEPEPNSAPPQPAKAPRFEAYMMTGDLILNLSRTPQSSNLLTAQAKKVDSLRDFPKRNLANARANGALAPRASGESSPTSSSSVDSPTNTASSDSNKREARLHRGQQQQQQQQQQQQQERDSINNSYNRRDSLTNDTLLMCEELERDEDATTDYGDNKRQQQRQQQQQQQQRYRQQQQQQQQQQQQRYEYYQNEDELEADQDEREEDQTHYDITNIETYQSGLGRGDEDDSDRQCLVDEDDDDDYDEEDNDAGDEEYSTNSLGSGSGSTKQRMRMLKQRSVMRQQQQQRNRDAVDCAARVTAGYSASTSNSSGTVKSEAVLGLGQDETSFSVPTSPISLSTPLIDKETASSVPTSPEPSSLAAESSNAAAGVGAVVVRRHNGHVVRKCDAAGFRTSKSEDHLQQVQREGIAAVIPIDIDEDVNSSLNTLLDTRHDSEDSQSTTTSTTTASTIKNNSSALNNNESEPCNNNNNNNENNELSPATATATTTTTTATTSGGCSNKLNYILRKKASNRDRIVWTYNAPLQPHQLQQLQQQQQQQQQQQQQQQQQQYYGQQSHSNSHSSSISSSPQHSAAGSPASPTSVSSSVMSSSGSKSAQQQLQQNQLQQQQQREQPSVFVPGGMVLSDPSDSDSTILVSDAAAQQRQQQQQLKQQLRAQQQQRERERDPSEHKLVIQVRGMDNSNTSSATRSEEDGNTLTEEPLTAIGARDGSPPVSDDGSDVESLHSYHYSPKAVDMPSAIRLAKRLYSLDGFKKSDVSRHLSKNNDFSRAVADEYLKHFNFEKKSLDLALREFLQQFSLSGETQERERVLVHFSKRFLDCNPGTFNSQDAVHTLTCAIMLLNTDLHGQNMNRKMSCAEFVDNLADLNDGENFPKDVLKYLYQAIKTKPLEWALDEETGEQQQQQRANNSTALTGVSQNPFLDAPESATAVEYKKGYVMRKCCYDTSFKKTPFGKRSWKMFFITLRDLVLYLHKDEHGFRKSQMSDNLHNAIRIHHALATMANDYTKKQHVFRLQTADQAEYLFQTSDSKELHSWVETINYVCAAFSAPPLEGGVGSQKRFQRPLLPSAQTKLLMKEQLESHELQVTQLKHELKEHQKTPVPSKGLPLQNHKEKEAYLQYELRRYEAYVNILTAKLLTDQQPMELQCQQAAPPTLEEDADTFPVGTGSMPTTPQSINTQQQQQQQQPQPSTTSRKEKKKK, translated from the exons GTCGAAGCGGGCGACGTTATATTGAAGGTCAATGGCATCGACGTGCATCGTCACACCACAAAAGAAG TGCTTAAATGTTTGCGTCTATCGGAGAACTTAGTAACCTTGGAACTGAAACGAG ATCCCAAGCTCAAGGCGCGCATTAAAGAACAGTTGGCCAATACGCAGAGTCCGCATTACGTGGACATTGAATCTCCCGTCAATATCTACGATTACAGCAGCAGCCCGAACGCTGCCTCTCCCAAGCATCAGCGCCAGCATCAGAAGGGCGGAACTACGCCCACAAATGCTGGTTCGCCAGCGTTGCGTTATAAGTCGCCCACGCATTTGCCATCGTTGCGTCAGAATTCGCCAACTACAACAGCGATAACGTCAATTGCGGCAGCGTCCACTACAACCTCAATTTACACGCACAGCCGCAACTCTTCCGCCAGCTCGACCAAGATTCAAATGGTGGAATCCACCACAATTACGACGAGCATTAGCAACAGTAACATTGCCACATCACCCACTGCAGCTGTCAGCGGCGCTACCTCGCCCACATTTCGCCCTTCACGCATTCCACAGGCGCTCAAAGCCGCCGCCCAAAAGCCAGTGCCACAAGTGCAGTCGCCGCAGCATAAGCGACCACGCCCCTCCCAAATACCAACGAAAGCAGCTAACGGCAACGGCTTGCAGCCGCTACAGCACTCGAACAGTTACAGCGGGAGCCCAGCCGTTTCCCGGCAACGCCACACGGAACGCGAGCCAGAGCCGGAACCGAATTCGGCACCGCCGCAGCCGGCAAAGGCGCCACGCTTTGAGGCTTATATGATGACCGGTGATTTAATATTGAATCTATCAAGAACTCCCCAATCCAGCAATTTGCTAACGGCTCAAGCCAAGAAG GTGGACAGTCTGCGGGATTTTCCGAAACGCAATCTGGCGAATGCACGTGCCAATGGCGCCTTAGCACCGCGTGCCTCCGGCGAGTCATCGCCGACATCTTCTTCATCGGTTGATTCGCCAACTAATACGGCTAGTTCGGATTCCAATAAACGTGAGGCAAGGCTTCACcgtggccagcagcaacaacagcagcagcagcagcagcagcaacaggaacgcgacagcatcaacaacagctacaatcGTCGGGATTCGCTGACCAACGACACTTTGTTAATGTGCGAAGAGCTGGAGCGCGATGAGGATGCCACTACGGACTATGGGGACAATAAACGCCAGCAGCAacgtcaacagcaacagcaacaacaacagcgctatcgacagcagcagcagcagcagcaacaacaacaacaacagcgctaTGAGTACTACCAAAACGAAGATGAGCTGGAGGCAGATCAGGATGAACGCGAAGAAGATCAAACACATTACGACATCACAAACATCGAAACGTACCAGAGTGGTTTGGGTCGCGGTGACGAGGACGACAGCGATCGCCAGTGTTTGGTTGATGaagacgatgatgatgactaTGATGAGGAGGACAACGATGCCGGCGATGAGGAATACTCTACAAATTCATTAGGCTCCGGTTCCGGTTCAACCAAGCAGCGTATGCGTATGCTTAAGCAGCGTAGCGTTatgcggcaacaacagcaacagcgaaaTCGCGATGCCGTTGATTGTGCTGCACGTGTGACCGCTGGCTATTCGGCGTCCACATCCAACTCATCTGGCACGGTTAAAAGCGAGGCGGTTCTGGGCCTGGGTCAGGATGAGACCTCCTTCTCAGTGCCAACGTCACCAATTTCGCTGTCGACGCCTCTAATTGATAAGGAGACGGCCAGCTCGGTGCCCACCAGCCCGGAGCCCAGCTCACTGGCGGCCGAGTCGAGTAATGCGGCCGCTGGCGTTGGGGCCGTTGTGGTGCGTCGCCACAATGGTCACGTGGTGCGCAAGTGTGACGCTGCAGGCTTTCGCACCAGCAAGTCTGAGGATCATCTGCAGCAGGTACAGCGCGAGGGCATTGCGGCTGTGATACCCATTGATATTGATGAGGATGTGAATAGCTCATTGAACACGCTGCTGGATACGCGTCACGATTCAGAAGATTCCCAG tcaacaacaacatcaacgacAACTGCATCAACGATTAAGAACAACTCATCGGCGCTGAACAACAACGAAAGTGAGccgtgcaacaacaataacaataacaatgagaACAACGAATTGTcaccagcaacggcaacagcaacaacaacaacaacaacagctacaacaagcggcggctgcagcaacaaattaaacTATATTTTACGCAAAAAG GCATCGAATCGTGATCGCATCGTTTGGACTTACAATGCGCCACTGCAGCCGCATCagttgcagcagttgcagcagcagcaacaacaacagcagcaacagcagcaacagcaacagcagcagcaatactACGGTCAGCAATCGCATTCAAATTCACATTCAAGCTCCATTAGCTCGTCGCCACAGCATTCGGCAGCCGGCAGTCCGGCCTCGCCCACGTCGGTGTCCTCGTCCGTTATGTCCTCGTCAGGCTCGAAAagcgcacagcagcagcttcagcaaaatcagctacagcaacagcagcaaagggAACAGCCATCTGTTTTTGTGCCGG GCGGCATGGTACTTAGCGATCCCAGCGACTCTGACTCCACCATACTCGTGTCGGATGCGGCAGCCCAGCagcgccaacaacagcagcagctgaagcaaCAGTTGCGcgcccagcaacagcagcgggaaCGTGAACGAGATCCGTCCGAGCACAAGCTGGTCATTCAGGTGCGCGGCATGGATAatagcaacaccagcagcgcAACACGATCTGAAGAGGATGGCAACACACTAACAGAGGAGCCGCTTACAGCGATTGGGGCGCGTGATGGATCGCCGCCCGTTTCGGATGATGGCAGCGATGTTGAGTCATTGCACTCGTATCACTACTCGCCCAAAGCCGTGGACATGCCCTCGGCCATACGCCTGGCCAAAAGACTGTACTCTCTCGATGGTTTCAAGAAGAGCGATGTGTCGCGGCATCTAAGCAAAAA CAACGACTTTAGCCGCGCTGTAGCTGATGAGTATTTgaagcattttaattttgaaaagaaaTCCTTGGATCTGGCGCTGCGTGAATTTTTGCAGCAATTCTCGCTATCTGGCGAGACACAGGAGCGCGAACGCGTGCTGGTACATTTCTCGAAACGTTTCCTGGACTGCAATCCCGGCACATTTAACTCACAGGATGCTGTGCACACTCTAACATGCGCCATTATGCTGCTCAACACAGATCTGCATGGTCAAAACATGAATCGCAAGATGAGCTGTGCCGAATTCGTTGACAATTTGGCCGATCTCAACGATGGCGAAAACTTTCCGAAGGATGTGCTCAAGTATTTGTATCAGGCCATCAAAACCAAGCCACTGGAATGGGCTCT CGATGAAGAGACcggggagcagcagcaacagcagcgcgcCAACAACAGTACCGCACTGACTGGCGTTAGTCAGAATCCTTTCCTGGACGCACCTGAATCGGCCACGGCGGTGGAGTACAAAAAGGGCTATGTGATGCGCAAGTGCTGCTACGATACTAGTTTCAAGAAGA CACCGTTTGGAAAACGCTcttggaaaatgttttttataacgCTGCGCGATCTTGTTTTATATCTGCACAAGGACGAGCACGGCTTTCGCAAAAGTCAA ATGTCCGACAATTTGCATAATGCAATACGCATACATCACGCACTGGCCACCATGGCCAACGACTACACTAAGAAGCAACATGTGTTCCGGCTGCAAACAGCCGATCAGGCCGAGTATCTGTTTCAGACCAGCGACTCCAAGGAGCTGCACTCCTGGGTAGAGACCATCAACTATGTGTGCGCAGCGTTTTCGGCGCCGCCTCTAGAAGGCGGTGTGGGTAGTCAAAAGCGTTTCCAGCGTCCGCTGTTGCCCAGTGCACAAACTAAACTGTTGATG AAGGAGCAGCTTGAATCGCATGAGTTACAAGTTACTCAACTAAAGCATGAACTGAAGGAGCATCAAAAGACGCCCGTGCCCAGCAAAGGTTTGCCGCTGCAGAATCACAAGGAGAAGGAGGCGTACTTGCAATATGAG CTCCGTCGCTACGAGGCTTATGTAAACATTTTAACCGCCAAACTGCTCACCGATCAGCAGCCAATGGAGCTGCAATGTCAGCAGGCAGCCCCGCCAACACTTGAGGAGGACGCGGACACATTCCCTGTGGGCACAGGCAGCATGCCCACAACGCCGCAAAGTATTAATactcaacaacagcagcagcagcagcagccacagccgtCAACCACTAGCAG aaaagagaagaaaaagaaataa
- the Efa6 gene encoding PH and SEC7 domain-containing protein isoform X1 yields the protein MTEELKVVLRRSRSEQHSGFGFSLLGTTGPPHVIYDIVENSPAADCGAVEAGDVILKVNGIDVHRHTTKEVLKCLRLSENLVTLELKRDPKLKARIKEQLANTQSPHYVDIESPVNIYDYSSSPNAASPKHQRQHQKGGTTPTNAGSPALRYKSPTHLPSLRQNSPTTTAITSIAAASTTTSIYTHSRNSSASSTKIQMVESTTITTSISNSNIATSPTAAVSGATSPTFRPSRIPQALKAAAQKPVPQVQSPQHKRPRPSQIPTKAANGNGLQPLQHSNSYSGSPAVSRQRHTEREPEPEPNSAPPQPAKAPRFEAYMMTGDLILNLSRTPQSSNLLTAQAKKVDSLRDFPKRNLANARANGALAPRASGESSPTSSSSVDSPTNTASSDSNKREARLHRGQQQQQQQQQQQQQERDSINNSYNRRDSLTNDTLLMCEELERDEDATTDYGDNKRQQQRQQQQQQQQRYRQQQQQQQQQQQQRYEYYQNEDELEADQDEREEDQTHYDITNIETYQSGLGRGDEDDSDRQCLVDEDDDDDYDEEDNDAGDEEYSTNSLGSGSGSTKQRMRMLKQRSVMRQQQQQRNRDAVDCAARVTAGYSASTSNSSGTVKSEAVLGLGQDETSFSVPTSPISLSTPLIDKETASSVPTSPEPSSLAAESSNAAAGVGAVVVRRHNGHVVRKCDAAGFRTSKSEDHLQQVQREGIAAVIPIDIDEDVNSSLNTLLDTRHDSEDSQSTTTSTTTASTIKNNSSALNNNESEPCNNNNNNNENNELSPATATATTTTTTATTSGGCSNKLNYILRKKASNRDRIVWTYNAPLQPHQLQQLQQQQQQQQQQQQQQQQQQYYGQQSHSNSHSSSISSSPQHSAAGSPASPTSVSSSVMSSSGSKSAQQQLQQNQLQQQQQREQPSVFVPGLLGCPNGGGANGANGGGGFGNDQSVSEAISNISSPDYQDDDNLLSSRDILGGMVLSDPSDSDSTILVSDAAAQQRQQQQQLKQQLRAQQQQRERERDPSEHKLVIQVRGMDNSNTSSATRSEEDGNTLTEEPLTAIGARDGSPPVSDDGSDVESLHSYHYSPKAVDMPSAIRLAKRLYSLDGFKKSDVSRHLSKNNDFSRAVADEYLKHFNFEKKSLDLALREFLQQFSLSGETQERERVLVHFSKRFLDCNPGTFNSQDAVHTLTCAIMLLNTDLHGQNMNRKMSCAEFVDNLADLNDGENFPKDVLKYLYQAIKTKPLEWALDEETGEQQQQQRANNSTALTGVSQNPFLDAPESATAVEYKKGYVMRKCCYDTSFKKTPFGKRSWKMFFITLRDLVLYLHKDEHGFRKSQMSDNLHNAIRIHHALATMANDYTKKQHVFRLQTADQAEYLFQTSDSKELHSWVETINYVCAAFSAPPLEGGVGSQKRFQRPLLPSAQTKLLMKEQLESHELQVTQLKHELKEHQKTPVPSKGLPLQNHKEKEAYLQYELRRYEAYVNILTAKLLTDQQPMELQCQQAAPPTLEEDADTFPVGTGSMPTTPQSINTQQQQQQQQPQPSTTSSIYPVLLRYFSYQASKMAKTKKKNS from the exons GTCGAAGCGGGCGACGTTATATTGAAGGTCAATGGCATCGACGTGCATCGTCACACCACAAAAGAAG TGCTTAAATGTTTGCGTCTATCGGAGAACTTAGTAACCTTGGAACTGAAACGAG ATCCCAAGCTCAAGGCGCGCATTAAAGAACAGTTGGCCAATACGCAGAGTCCGCATTACGTGGACATTGAATCTCCCGTCAATATCTACGATTACAGCAGCAGCCCGAACGCTGCCTCTCCCAAGCATCAGCGCCAGCATCAGAAGGGCGGAACTACGCCCACAAATGCTGGTTCGCCAGCGTTGCGTTATAAGTCGCCCACGCATTTGCCATCGTTGCGTCAGAATTCGCCAACTACAACAGCGATAACGTCAATTGCGGCAGCGTCCACTACAACCTCAATTTACACGCACAGCCGCAACTCTTCCGCCAGCTCGACCAAGATTCAAATGGTGGAATCCACCACAATTACGACGAGCATTAGCAACAGTAACATTGCCACATCACCCACTGCAGCTGTCAGCGGCGCTACCTCGCCCACATTTCGCCCTTCACGCATTCCACAGGCGCTCAAAGCCGCCGCCCAAAAGCCAGTGCCACAAGTGCAGTCGCCGCAGCATAAGCGACCACGCCCCTCCCAAATACCAACGAAAGCAGCTAACGGCAACGGCTTGCAGCCGCTACAGCACTCGAACAGTTACAGCGGGAGCCCAGCCGTTTCCCGGCAACGCCACACGGAACGCGAGCCAGAGCCGGAACCGAATTCGGCACCGCCGCAGCCGGCAAAGGCGCCACGCTTTGAGGCTTATATGATGACCGGTGATTTAATATTGAATCTATCAAGAACTCCCCAATCCAGCAATTTGCTAACGGCTCAAGCCAAGAAG GTGGACAGTCTGCGGGATTTTCCGAAACGCAATCTGGCGAATGCACGTGCCAATGGCGCCTTAGCACCGCGTGCCTCCGGCGAGTCATCGCCGACATCTTCTTCATCGGTTGATTCGCCAACTAATACGGCTAGTTCGGATTCCAATAAACGTGAGGCAAGGCTTCACcgtggccagcagcaacaacagcagcagcagcagcagcagcaacaggaacgcgacagcatcaacaacagctacaatcGTCGGGATTCGCTGACCAACGACACTTTGTTAATGTGCGAAGAGCTGGAGCGCGATGAGGATGCCACTACGGACTATGGGGACAATAAACGCCAGCAGCAacgtcaacagcaacagcaacaacaacagcgctatcgacagcagcagcagcagcagcaacaacaacaacaacagcgctaTGAGTACTACCAAAACGAAGATGAGCTGGAGGCAGATCAGGATGAACGCGAAGAAGATCAAACACATTACGACATCACAAACATCGAAACGTACCAGAGTGGTTTGGGTCGCGGTGACGAGGACGACAGCGATCGCCAGTGTTTGGTTGATGaagacgatgatgatgactaTGATGAGGAGGACAACGATGCCGGCGATGAGGAATACTCTACAAATTCATTAGGCTCCGGTTCCGGTTCAACCAAGCAGCGTATGCGTATGCTTAAGCAGCGTAGCGTTatgcggcaacaacagcaacagcgaaaTCGCGATGCCGTTGATTGTGCTGCACGTGTGACCGCTGGCTATTCGGCGTCCACATCCAACTCATCTGGCACGGTTAAAAGCGAGGCGGTTCTGGGCCTGGGTCAGGATGAGACCTCCTTCTCAGTGCCAACGTCACCAATTTCGCTGTCGACGCCTCTAATTGATAAGGAGACGGCCAGCTCGGTGCCCACCAGCCCGGAGCCCAGCTCACTGGCGGCCGAGTCGAGTAATGCGGCCGCTGGCGTTGGGGCCGTTGTGGTGCGTCGCCACAATGGTCACGTGGTGCGCAAGTGTGACGCTGCAGGCTTTCGCACCAGCAAGTCTGAGGATCATCTGCAGCAGGTACAGCGCGAGGGCATTGCGGCTGTGATACCCATTGATATTGATGAGGATGTGAATAGCTCATTGAACACGCTGCTGGATACGCGTCACGATTCAGAAGATTCCCAG tcaacaacaacatcaacgacAACTGCATCAACGATTAAGAACAACTCATCGGCGCTGAACAACAACGAAAGTGAGccgtgcaacaacaataacaataacaatgagaACAACGAATTGTcaccagcaacggcaacagcaacaacaacaacaacaacagctacaacaagcggcggctgcagcaacaaattaaacTATATTTTACGCAAAAAG GCATCGAATCGTGATCGCATCGTTTGGACTTACAATGCGCCACTGCAGCCGCATCagttgcagcagttgcagcagcagcaacaacaacagcagcaacagcagcaacagcaacagcagcagcaatactACGGTCAGCAATCGCATTCAAATTCACATTCAAGCTCCATTAGCTCGTCGCCACAGCATTCGGCAGCCGGCAGTCCGGCCTCGCCCACGTCGGTGTCCTCGTCCGTTATGTCCTCGTCAGGCTCGAAAagcgcacagcagcagcttcagcaaaatcagctacagcaacagcagcaaagggAACAGCCATCTGTTTTTGTGCCGGGTCTGTTGGGCTGCCCAAATGGTGGTGGTGCTAATGGTGCTAATGGTGGTGGTGGTTTTGGCAACGATCAGAGCGTCTCAGAGGCCATATCAAATATCTCTAGTCCCGACTATCAAGACGACGATAACTTATTGAGTTCTCGCGATATTTTAGGCGGCATGGTACTTAGCGATCCCAGCGACTCTGACTCCACCATACTCGTGTCGGATGCGGCAGCCCAGCagcgccaacaacagcagcagctgaagcaaCAGTTGCGcgcccagcaacagcagcgggaaCGTGAACGAGATCCGTCCGAGCACAAGCTGGTCATTCAGGTGCGCGGCATGGATAatagcaacaccagcagcgcAACACGATCTGAAGAGGATGGCAACACACTAACAGAGGAGCCGCTTACAGCGATTGGGGCGCGTGATGGATCGCCGCCCGTTTCGGATGATGGCAGCGATGTTGAGTCATTGCACTCGTATCACTACTCGCCCAAAGCCGTGGACATGCCCTCGGCCATACGCCTGGCCAAAAGACTGTACTCTCTCGATGGTTTCAAGAAGAGCGATGTGTCGCGGCATCTAAGCAAAAA CAACGACTTTAGCCGCGCTGTAGCTGATGAGTATTTgaagcattttaattttgaaaagaaaTCCTTGGATCTGGCGCTGCGTGAATTTTTGCAGCAATTCTCGCTATCTGGCGAGACACAGGAGCGCGAACGCGTGCTGGTACATTTCTCGAAACGTTTCCTGGACTGCAATCCCGGCACATTTAACTCACAGGATGCTGTGCACACTCTAACATGCGCCATTATGCTGCTCAACACAGATCTGCATGGTCAAAACATGAATCGCAAGATGAGCTGTGCCGAATTCGTTGACAATTTGGCCGATCTCAACGATGGCGAAAACTTTCCGAAGGATGTGCTCAAGTATTTGTATCAGGCCATCAAAACCAAGCCACTGGAATGGGCTCT CGATGAAGAGACcggggagcagcagcaacagcagcgcgcCAACAACAGTACCGCACTGACTGGCGTTAGTCAGAATCCTTTCCTGGACGCACCTGAATCGGCCACGGCGGTGGAGTACAAAAAGGGCTATGTGATGCGCAAGTGCTGCTACGATACTAGTTTCAAGAAGA CACCGTTTGGAAAACGCTcttggaaaatgttttttataacgCTGCGCGATCTTGTTTTATATCTGCACAAGGACGAGCACGGCTTTCGCAAAAGTCAA ATGTCCGACAATTTGCATAATGCAATACGCATACATCACGCACTGGCCACCATGGCCAACGACTACACTAAGAAGCAACATGTGTTCCGGCTGCAAACAGCCGATCAGGCCGAGTATCTGTTTCAGACCAGCGACTCCAAGGAGCTGCACTCCTGGGTAGAGACCATCAACTATGTGTGCGCAGCGTTTTCGGCGCCGCCTCTAGAAGGCGGTGTGGGTAGTCAAAAGCGTTTCCAGCGTCCGCTGTTGCCCAGTGCACAAACTAAACTGTTGATG AAGGAGCAGCTTGAATCGCATGAGTTACAAGTTACTCAACTAAAGCATGAACTGAAGGAGCATCAAAAGACGCCCGTGCCCAGCAAAGGTTTGCCGCTGCAGAATCACAAGGAGAAGGAGGCGTACTTGCAATATGAG CTCCGTCGCTACGAGGCTTATGTAAACATTTTAACCGCCAAACTGCTCACCGATCAGCAGCCAATGGAGCTGCAATGTCAGCAGGCAGCCCCGCCAACACTTGAGGAGGACGCGGACACATTCCCTGTGGGCACAGGCAGCATGCCCACAACGCCGCAAAGTATTAATactcaacaacagcagcagcagcagcagccacagccgtCAACCACTAGCAG CATATACCCTGTTCTGTTGCGTTATTTTTCATATCAAGCaagcaaaatggcaaaaaccaaaaagaagaattcttaa